The Polyangium mundeleinium genome contains the following window.
GATCGGGGTGAAGAGCTTGCCCTGGATCGTGAGCTCCTTGTTGTTGCTGTTCACGACGCCGCCGATCGTCGTATTGCTCTGGGCGGAGGCCACATGCGAGATCGTGGCATTGCCGCCGCATTGCATGTCCTGCACGACGTCGTGCTGGTTCGTCGTGCTCATCGAGCCTTTCACGAGCAGCGCGCCCTTGATGCTCGTCGCTGCCTGCGCGCTGTAATTGCCATTGACGCCGATCGAGCCGCCCGCGAGCGGTTTGTTCGGGTCGATCGAGGAGAACGAGTCGGTCAGGATGGTGTTGTTCGCGTCGAAGCCCGTGCAGGAGCAGGCGGCGAAGAGGAACGTCTTCTTGCCGATGTCGCCCGTGCATTCCCCGGATCCCGGGATCGGGATCGCGCCCTTGCTCATGCAGAAATCCTCGAGCCCCGCGTCGAGCGGGTTTCCGCCCGTGCCCGAGGAGGACGATGACGGCGCGCCGCCCGCGCCGCCCATCCCACCCGCGCCGCCGGATCCGCCGGAGCCCACGAATTCGCCGCCCACGCCCGCGCCGGCCTGCCCGCCTACGCCGCCCGCGCCGGCCTGCCCACCCGAGCCTCCGGGGCCCGACGCGGATCCCGCGCCCGTGCCTTCCGATCCGCCCGATCCGCAAGCGGCAGCGAGGGCCGTAGGCAATGCCACCAGGACGAGGAGAGAAAAAAGATGCTTGTGTCCCATCATGACCGGATACCACGATGGGGTCGCGGCACGTCAAGCCCCTTCCCTTGACGTTTCTCGCGCGCGCCGCTAGCCCTGTGGGGGAAACGCCGTGTCCACATCGTATGATCTCGCCGCCATCGCCGCCCGGCTCGCCATTCTCGATCTCGTGTCCGAGGCCGCCACGACGGAGCGACAAGCGGCCGTCGCCGCGATCCTGCGCACACCACGGGAGGGGAACGAGGCCGAGGTTCTTTTGATCCGGCGCTCCGAGCGCCAGGGAGATCCGTGGTCCGGGCAGATGGCGTTCCCGGGCGGGCGGCGGGAGCCCGCGGATCCGAGCCTCTATTACACGGCCTTGCGCGAGACGGAGGAGGAGATCGGGCTCGATCTCGCCCAGCACGGCCGCTTTCTGGCGCGGCTCGCGGATCTTCCCGCCGTGGCCCGGGCGCGGCGCGTCGGAATGAGCATCACGCCGTTCGTCTTCGCCCTCGACGATCCCGATCCGCCGCCGTTCACGTTGAGCGCCGAGGTGGCCGAGGTGGTATGGGCGCCGATCGGCCCGATGGCGCGTGGCCAGAGCGCATCGAAGTATGCTTACGACCACGAGGGAAACGTGCTCGATATGCCGGCGTTCGCC
Protein-coding sequences here:
- a CDS encoding NUDIX hydrolase; protein product: MSTSYDLAAIAARLAILDLVSEAATTERQAAVAAILRTPREGNEAEVLLIRRSERQGDPWSGQMAFPGGRREPADPSLYYTALRETEEEIGLDLAQHGRFLARLADLPAVARARRVGMSITPFVFALDDPDPPPFTLSAEVAEVVWAPIGPMARGQSASKYAYDHEGNVLDMPAFAVEQRIVWGLTYRMLEMLFEVLHQR